The nucleotide sequence CCACCCTGTTTTTGCTGGCTTTGCTTGTATGCCTCCAGGTAATCTTCTTTTTCAAGAAATTGAATCTCTTTTTCCACCCATTCCTGAGACAATTCTGCTTTTGATTTTCTTTTGAGTTCCTTTAGAAGCCATTCCTTAACAAGCTGAATTCTATTTGGAATTGAAATGTTGTTATCTAGTGAATCATAGTATGACGCGATATCTTCCTTTGAAATGATTGCTCGTTTTTTTATGCCTAAACTCTTAAAAGCAAGAGCCCCCTTGGCTAATTTCTCTGTGTATTGATCCAATAATTCCTTAAACTCCAAACTTGCCTTAAAACGTATGCTTTCAATCCTGTCAAAATAAGTATCATTTTTTTCTGCTTCAAGAAGGAATTCCATTTGTTCAAAAGGATCTTCCAGTTCATATTCAGAGCCAAACCGCGTTGAAAGATACTCCTGGAATGTAGCCTGCTGCATATTTTCCTCTCCAAGCTCCGGCAAAACCGTAGCAACATAGCTATTGAAAAGCGGATTGGGTGAGAATAACATGATATTTTCCGATGTGATGATATTCCTGTACTTGTATAGTAAATAAGCAACGCGCTGCATGGCAGCAGAGGTTTTGCCGCTCCCTGCCACACCCTGTACAACAACCAGACTGCTCGAGTCATTGCGGATGATTTGGTTCTGTTCCTTCTGGATCGTTGCCACAATGGTTTTCATCTGGGTATCGGCATTGTTGCCCAGGACTTCCTGAAGCATTTCGTCGCCAATTGTAACCCCGGTTTCAAACATTGCTTTAATTTTGCCACCCTTTATCACAAACTGGCGCTTTAGCTCCATCGATCCTTCGATGATGTCTGTTTCTGTTTTATATTGGGCCGGACCGGGGGAGTAGTCGTAATAAAGGCCTGATATCGGCGCTCTCCAGTCATAAATCAGGAAGTTTTCTTCCTGTTCATCCATTAGAGTCGCAATGCCTAAGTATATTCTTTCGGCTTTATTTTCACCGTCTTCTTTAAAATCGACTCTGCCGAAATAAGGAGAAAACCTGAGGCGTGATAAAGTCTGAAGCTGCCTGATCATCTGGGATTGTGTCCGTTCACGCTCGGATAAAAGCGCGGCCTGTTGCTTAATACTCGTGAAGGTTTCCGCTACATCATCTGCTTCGTCAAAGTTGACGGTAACATCTTCCCAAAAGGTTTTTCTGATTTGAAGAGCATCTGAGCCAACATCACTTGAACTTTCATTCCATTTCGCTGCTTTTTTATCAATTTCCTCAATGATGGAATTGACTCGTTCCTGTTCCATTTCTAAATCTTTAAGCTGCTTTTCTTCCATGAAAAATCACTCCCCAAACTCTATGCTCTTTTACTTGACTCCCAATATTATTTATGTTAATGTTATAATAGAATTACTATGTGTATGAATACAAGATAAACATTACCAACTTTCATTTTACTATGTACCTATTTTTATTACAAATACCTTTTACCTAATATCACCTTTTAAGGTGCTTTTTTATTTTCTACATATATCTTATATATATTTATTCGAATTCTAACCTTTTTAAACATAAAAACCGCGTGCTTATTTGAAGCACGCGGTTTTTTATAGTTTTTACAAATAATTACTTGCTAAGTTTGATCACGGATGCGATATTCGCAGCAATTCTTTCGACATAAGTGTGAGCATTTTTAAATGCGTCATCCAAAGAAATGACACCTGGTACTACGCTGAATACAGCGTCGATCCCATGCTCGTGGACAACCTCACTGTCCGATGCTACATTACCCGCGATTGCAATTACCGGTACATTGTGTATTTTCGCAGTCTTGGCCACGCCAATCGGGGTTTTCCCAAAGATCGTCTGACCATCAATCTTGCCCTCTCCAGTAATGACAAAATCGGCGTCTTGTAAATGTGTTTCAAGCTTGGTAGCGTCCAGAACAATGTCTACCCCTCTTTTTAATTCAGCAGACAGGAATGCCATCAATCCGCCACCAAGTCCTCCTGCTGCGCCTGCGCCTGAAACATGTTCAATATCCTTGCCAAGATCCGTACGAATGATATTAGCAAAATGGTGAAGGTTGTTGTCCAATACTTCAACCACATCTTGTGTTGCCCCTTTTTGTGGTCCGAAAATATGTGATGCGCCTTTTAGACCTGTTAACGGATTATCTACATCGCAAGCAACTTCAATTTTTACTTCTTCCAGCCGTTTTTCTATACCATCCATTTTGACCGCAGCAAGCGAATTCAAAGCTCCTCCGCCCTCGCCAATTTCTTTTCCATCAGCATCGAGAAGCATGATGCCAAGGGCTCTGGCCATGCCCGCTCCTCCATCATTCGTGGCACTTCCGCCAATTCCAATAATGATATGTTCAACACCATGGTCCAGAGCAGCAGCGATCAATTCACCTGTACCCCGAGTGGTAGTAACCAGCGGGTTTCTGTCTCCGGGTGGTACAAGATGTAGTCCTGAAGCGGCAGCCATCTCTATGACAGCTGTCTTTTCATCACCGGAAATGCCGAAAAATGCATCAACCGGTGTACCGAGAGGTCCTGTCACAGTTTTGGTGATTATTTTCCCTCCAGTGGCATCAACGAGGGATTGAACGGTTCCTTCGCCTCCATCTGCCATCGGTACCTTTACGAAGCTGGCCTCAGGGAGGATCTTTTTCATGCCATTTTCGATCGCCGTAGCTGCCTCAAGCGCGGTAAGGCTTTCTTTAAATGAATCAGGTGCGATTACAATTTTCATGCTCGTTTTCTCCTCTCAATGGATACCCTGAAATCAAAAGTCCGGACTTTAAAGAAAATCCAGACCAATTTTACTTATCCGAAAAACTTGAAGATACCAAAGATTAGTGTCGATACGATTGCAAGAGTTAAACCGACAGCTGTTTCGTAAGGAATCAATTTCAAACGTTCTTTGATTTCCATATTGACACTTCCGCCTGTTGCGTGGAAGAAGCTTCCGTGTGGAAGGTGGTCAAGTACAGTTGCACCAGCGTGAACCATTGCAGCACCAGCTAATGCAGTGACACCCATTTCCAAAATGGTTGTTCCGAATACTTGGGATGCAACTGCTGTTCCTGCTGTTGTCGAAGCAGTTGCAGCTGACATGAAAATACCAGATACAGGAGCAAGGACGAATGCTGGAAGACCAAGTGCATCCAGGCTGTTAATTAAGACATCCTTTAACCCAGAATTAGCGATGATTCCCGCAAGTGTACCTGTACCAAGGAGCATAATAGCTACACCTGACATTTTACCGAGACCTGCCACTGCAAAGTCATTGATATGTCTGATTCGGCCCATTGCAAGAGCTCCGGCAATCCCCCCTGCAGGCAGGGCGATCATTGGGTCGATGTTAATATCAAATAAAGGTCGAAGGGCAAGCAGGATAATCGTTACTAAAGGAGCGACAACAGCAGGAACAATCATCGGGAGCTTCCCGTTAATTGCTGTTTCACTTTCTTGAGCGGTGACGTTTGACCCCTTATTTACAAGCCTTTTAGCTAAAATATAAGTCACAGTCAACCCGAATATTGCCGGGATGATTCCCGCAGCCATGACAGAAGTCAATGGAATTTGGAATGCATCTGCCGCAGCAATGGCATTCGGGTTCGGGGACATAATATTACCGGCTTTACCGCCACCAATCATTGCAAGCAAGATGGCTGTTTTGGAAATACCTGCTCTGTTTGCGATCGCTAAAGCGATTGGAGCAACAGTGATAACAGCAACATCAACGAATACCCCAACAGTAGTAAGGATCATTGTCGCGATGGCAAGTGCTAGCAGCGCCCGCGTCTCGCCAACCTTTTTAACGATTGTTTCTGCGATTACTGCAGCAGCACCTGATTCAATCAGGACTCCCGCAAGTACACCGGCAGCCAGGATTCTTAATACTGCGGGTATAATTCCTTTCGCACCCTCCATCATCAAGGCAACAGTATTAGTGACATCTACTCCGCCTACAAGTCCTCCGATTAGGGCCCCTGCGATCATTCCATATGCAGGTGAAACTTTCTTTAAAATAAGGAAAATAGCTACTATGAGTGCTACGACTGCACCGAAAGCGCTTACTTGAATATCCAAGGTGATTCCTCCTCAAAACTTTTTTGTAACCCAATTGTAAGCGCTATCTATTGGTTTTACATTAGTCAAACTATCAAAAAAAGACCTGTAATAGAACAGATCTTTTGTGCATTTGCACAATTTCATTCCAGCTCATTATTTAGAAACGATAAATACAGATGTAGCAAGTCGGTCGTTTTTCGGGGATCCTTTCCTGTTATTTCTGTAATCTTATCAAGCCGGTACCGAAGGGTATTCCGATGTACAAACAGCTTTTGCGCAGCCTTGTTCATATCGCTGTTTGTTTCGATAATCGCTTTTAAAGATTCAGTAAGCTCTCCCTTAACATCCTTCTCTTTTAAAATTTTATAGAATGGTTGCAACTCTTCTGTGAGGCCTGTTTTAGAAGCACTTAACAAGAATACTGGTAGGTAATAATCTTCATACATGAAAATGTCATTTTGTGGAGTTAATTTCAGACCGGAGTTTAGTGTATAACCCGCCTGCCGATAGGACTTTGAGAACCCTGACAATCCTTCATGGTATGGACCAGCTCCAATTTTAACCTGAATATTAGCATTTTTTCTTAAACCGTTACACCAGTCTCCGGTTATTTTTCTTAGGTAATGATCAAAGTCGACCGCAGGTACTACTTTTAATACAACAATCCTGTCATTCTGCATGAGCAATAGGTCTTCTTTTTTTAATCGGCTTTTTAAATAGGCAAATGTTTTCTTTCGGTCAGGAGTC is from Mesobacillus boroniphilus and encodes:
- the helD gene encoding RNA polymerase recycling motor HelD yields the protein MEEKQLKDLEMEQERVNSIIEEIDKKAAKWNESSSDVGSDALQIRKTFWEDVTVNFDEADDVAETFTSIKQQAALLSERERTQSQMIRQLQTLSRLRFSPYFGRVDFKEDGENKAERIYLGIATLMDEQEENFLIYDWRAPISGLYYDYSPGPAQYKTETDIIEGSMELKRQFVIKGGKIKAMFETGVTIGDEMLQEVLGNNADTQMKTIVATIQKEQNQIIRNDSSSLVVVQGVAGSGKTSAAMQRVAYLLYKYRNIITSENIMLFSPNPLFNSYVATVLPELGEENMQQATFQEYLSTRFGSEYELEDPFEQMEFLLEAEKNDTYFDRIESIRFKASLEFKELLDQYTEKLAKGALAFKSLGIKKRAIISKEDIASYYDSLDNNISIPNRIQLVKEWLLKELKRKSKAELSQEWVEKEIQFLEKEDYLEAYKQSQQKQGGDDDTFHDFDREQQWLSQMVVKRRFKPLFNAVKRLKFINIRAIYMNFYKDGHLRTESMPENWAATCEQAISNLEKRYIAYEDATPFLYLQDLIEGRKSNTSIRHVFIDEAQDYTPFQFSYIKMLFPYSKMTLLGDINQAIYSGPTGAPTILAESALEFGEKELYRLTKTYRSTKQIVEFTRQLIEEGDMIEPFNRTGPKPVIVRSHESSDHILKANELISELERSGHKNIAVICKTAKESKAAFEGVKQAHDARLIEKGTMTFENGVNVVPTYLAKGIEFDAVIIYDSSSYTRTEERKLLYTACTRAMHELYVLSKGKLSPLLEKVDEQLYHLV
- a CDS encoding glycerate kinase, producing MKIVIAPDSFKESLTALEAATAIENGMKKILPEASFVKVPMADGGEGTVQSLVDATGGKIITKTVTGPLGTPVDAFFGISGDEKTAVIEMAAASGLHLVPPGDRNPLVTTTRGTGELIAAALDHGVEHIIIGIGGSATNDGGAGMARALGIMLLDADGKEIGEGGGALNSLAAVKMDGIEKRLEEVKIEVACDVDNPLTGLKGASHIFGPQKGATQDVVEVLDNNLHHFANIIRTDLGKDIEHVSGAGAAGGLGGGLMAFLSAELKRGVDIVLDATKLETHLQDADFVITGEGKIDGQTIFGKTPIGVAKTAKIHNVPVIAIAGNVASDSEVVHEHGIDAVFSVVPGVISLDDAFKNAHTYVERIAANIASVIKLSK
- a CDS encoding GntP family permease yields the protein MDIQVSAFGAVVALIVAIFLILKKVSPAYGMIAGALIGGLVGGVDVTNTVALMMEGAKGIIPAVLRILAAGVLAGVLIESGAAAVIAETIVKKVGETRALLALAIATMILTTVGVFVDVAVITVAPIALAIANRAGISKTAILLAMIGGGKAGNIMSPNPNAIAAADAFQIPLTSVMAAGIIPAIFGLTVTYILAKRLVNKGSNVTAQESETAINGKLPMIVPAVVAPLVTIILLALRPLFDINIDPMIALPAGGIAGALAMGRIRHINDFAVAGLGKMSGVAIMLLGTGTLAGIIANSGLKDVLINSLDALGLPAFVLAPVSGIFMSAATASTTAGTAVASQVFGTTILEMGVTALAGAAMVHAGATVLDHLPHGSFFHATGGSVNMEIKERLKLIPYETAVGLTLAIVSTLIFGIFKFFG
- a CDS encoding sugar diacid recognition domain-containing protein codes for the protein MEFLNKQLAQEIVDRTMGIIGKNINIMDNQGVIIGSGDKKRIDDIHEGAVIVIKQGTGFEITDEEAKSLQGVKPGINLPIYFDGKIMGVIGITGTPDEIRSFGELVRMAAELSLQQAVLMNEIQWDERLKEELVSQIIHYEGKHDPLFLERAMRLGIDLELPRAALILMTPDRKKTFAYLKSRLKKEDLLLMQNDRIVVLKVVPAVDFDHYLRKITGDWCNGLRKNANIQVKIGAGPYHEGLSGFSKSYRQAGYTLNSGLKLTPQNDIFMYEDYYLPVFLLSASKTGLTEELQPFYKILKEKDVKGELTESLKAIIETNSDMNKAAQKLFVHRNTLRYRLDKITEITGKDPRKTTDLLHLYLSFLNNELE